A genomic segment from Pistricoccus aurantiacus encodes:
- a CDS encoding purine-cytosine permease family protein yields the protein MTDTAGEHTQSISEMDDELLPVPEHRTHGPSHFLGLYGAEHVAATEFVIGAAFVAMGATIHDILLGLLIGNTLAVLSFWLITAPIAVKTRLSLYTYLDKNMGEKFSRLYNGANVLIFVAISAAMITVSATAVRVLFDIPPQIYPYPSNAYFALIAASASVIAVLVAYYGFKVVAEFATICTPWLMVMFTAGGMVLIPALNETLTGYTTLASFSDFVNLAGATVFTGINAEGEPGIGLLEVIGFAWAANTFAHFGLVDMALLRYAKKPIYGLCTATGMMFGHYIAWISAALMGAATASIMKLSVAVVSPGDVAYYALGATGFVIVIIAGWTTANPNLYRAGLAAQAVFPNVARQKVTLVVGAVVVIGSCFPFIYRSILPILAYAGLVLVPIGGIVFAEQHIFPRMGMKTNWHRLKGVKDNMPALITWGICLVFGFGLNFTNLIPFVYLFLPTWVISIVCYTILAKRAGADKSYPEAEKREADFHRRVEEYHAELARTESYEHVKDTSMLTKGIRAIWIVIGLLVPAVLAWRVLFNSPDLYEYYVNREVFYDITIWCTLIYFVFAWWDLQRSKALRRASATTGSAAPVE from the coding sequence ATGACCGATACAGCCGGTGAACATACCCAATCAATATCGGAAATGGACGACGAACTACTACCGGTTCCAGAGCACCGAACGCACGGCCCAAGTCACTTTCTCGGCCTCTATGGTGCCGAACACGTTGCTGCTACGGAATTCGTCATTGGCGCCGCCTTCGTGGCCATGGGCGCGACAATCCACGACATCTTGCTCGGGCTGCTCATCGGCAATACGCTTGCCGTGCTGAGCTTCTGGCTCATCACTGCGCCGATCGCGGTCAAGACGAGGTTGAGCCTCTACACTTATCTCGATAAAAACATGGGGGAAAAGTTTTCGCGGCTCTACAACGGCGCAAACGTACTCATCTTCGTGGCCATTTCCGCCGCCATGATCACCGTATCGGCGACAGCGGTTCGGGTACTTTTCGATATTCCTCCCCAGATCTATCCCTATCCCAGCAACGCCTACTTCGCGCTCATTGCCGCTTCGGCAAGCGTGATCGCTGTGCTTGTGGCCTATTACGGTTTCAAAGTGGTGGCCGAATTTGCCACCATATGCACACCCTGGCTAATGGTGATGTTCACGGCCGGCGGCATGGTGTTGATCCCTGCGTTAAACGAAACGCTGACCGGTTACACGACGCTTGCAAGTTTCTCGGATTTCGTGAATTTGGCGGGAGCGACCGTGTTTACCGGCATCAATGCTGAAGGGGAACCCGGGATCGGATTGTTGGAAGTGATCGGCTTCGCCTGGGCAGCGAACACCTTTGCGCATTTCGGTCTCGTCGACATGGCGCTGCTGCGTTACGCCAAGAAACCGATCTACGGCCTTTGTACCGCAACCGGTATGATGTTCGGCCACTACATCGCCTGGATTTCAGCGGCACTGATGGGGGCGGCGACGGCGTCGATCATGAAATTAAGTGTCGCTGTTGTTTCGCCCGGGGATGTTGCCTACTACGCGCTTGGCGCCACCGGTTTTGTGATTGTCATCATCGCAGGATGGACAACGGCCAACCCCAACCTCTATCGCGCCGGTCTTGCAGCCCAGGCCGTATTCCCGAACGTCGCACGCCAAAAGGTAACGCTTGTCGTCGGGGCCGTGGTCGTGATCGGAAGCTGTTTCCCGTTCATCTACCGCAGCATCCTGCCAATTCTTGCCTACGCGGGACTTGTTCTTGTACCCATCGGCGGTATCGTTTTCGCTGAGCAACACATCTTCCCCCGCATGGGCATGAAAACCAACTGGCACCGGCTCAAGGGCGTCAAGGACAACATGCCGGCGCTGATCACCTGGGGTATCTGTCTTGTGTTCGGCTTTGGGTTGAACTTCACCAACCTCATACCGTTCGTCTATCTCTTCCTGCCGACCTGGGTCATTTCCATCGTCTGCTACACCATCCTGGCCAAGCGAGCCGGTGCCGACAAAAGCTACCCCGAGGCCGAGAAGCGCGAGGCCGACTTCCATCGACGGGTCGAGGAATACCACGCCGAACTGGCGCGGACGGAGAGCTATGAGCACGTCAAGGACACTTCGATGCTGACCAAGGGCATCCGCGCGATCTGGATCGTTATCGGGCTTCTGGTGCCGGCGGTACTGGCGTGGCGCGTGCTCTTCAATAGCCCGGACCTCTACGAATACTACGTGAACCGCGAAGTCTTCTACGACATCACTATTTGGTGCACCCTCATCTACTTCGTGTTTGCCTGGTGGGATCTGCAGCGATCGAAAGCGTTGCGGCGGGCAAGCGCGACCACCGGCTCGGCAGCACCCGTAGAGTGA